The following proteins come from a genomic window of Parambassis ranga chromosome 4, fParRan2.1, whole genome shotgun sequence:
- the LOC114434938 gene encoding cornifelin homolog B-like — translation MAEKKDWDSGLFDCFEDAQTCCYGFWCFPSLTCTVSNRFGENYFLPLFDICSLITFAPYGVPLVAPPATIGLRTAMRNKYNIKGSVCKDILASCFCMTCTWCQMHRELRHQKKEPTVINIQTTVNMQPAPMMMMMQQVPPAAFVTQHVIQN, via the exons atggcagaaaaaaaagactgggACTCTGGTCTCTTTGACTGCTTTGAGGATGCACAAACGT GCTGCTATGGCTTCTGGTGCTTCCCCAGCCTTACTTGCACTGTTTCCAACAGATTTGGGGAGAACTACTTTCTCCCCTTGTTTGACATATGCAGCCTAATTACATTTGCACCCTACGGAGTTCCTCTGGTCGCTCCTCCTGCAACCATAGGTCTAAGGACTGCCATGCGTAACAAATACAACATCAAG GGTTCGGTCTGCAAGGACATACTGGCTTCCTGTTTCTGCATGACTTGCACCTGGTGTCAGATGCATCGTGAGTTAAGACATCAAAAGAAAGAACCCACTGTCATCAACATACAGACTACTGTCAACATGCAGCCTGCtccgatgatgatgatgatgcagcaaGTGCCTCCAGCTGCTTTTGTGACCCAACATGTCATCCAAAATTAA
- the LOC114435085 gene encoding retinal Mueller cells isomerohydrolase-like, with amino-acid sequence MVSRVEHPAAGYKKLFESVEELNEPIPAEIKGVIPSWLGGSLLRMGPGLFEIGDEPFHHMFDGQAVIHKFDLKNGQVTYYRKFIRSDTYVRAMTENRVVITEFGTAAYPDPCKNIFSRFFTYFRGIEVTDNCLVNIYPVGEDFYAVTETNYITKVDPDSLETLKKVDLCKYLSVNGVTAHPHIEPDGTVYNIGNCFGKNMSLAYNIVKIPPAQKDKSDPIEKSEVVVQLPSSERLKPSYVHSFGMTDNYFVFVEQPVKINLLKFLSAWSFRGATYMDCFESNSSMGTWFHLATRDPADYMSSHKFRTSAFNIFHCINSYEDQGFIVVDLCTWKGHDFVYNYLYMANVKEEWEEVKKSATRAPQPEVRRYVLPLDIHREEQGKNLVSLSYTTATAVLHSDGTIWLEPEVLFSGPRQAFEFPQINYSRCRGKKYSFAYGLGLNHFIPDRIVKLNVQTKETWVWQEEDSYPSEPLFVPTPGATEEDDGVLLSIVVKPGADRPGSLLVLDAKKLTELARAEVNTMIPVTLHGIYKP; translated from the exons ATGGTCAGCCG TGTGGAGCATCCCGCTGCAGGCTACAAGAAACTTTTTGAGTCAGTGGAGGAGCTGAATGAACCCATACCTGCAGAAATCAAAG gggtgaTCCCGTCATGGCTGGGCGGAAGTCTGCTCAGGATGGGTCCAGGTCTCTTTGAGATAGGAGACGAGCCATTCCACCACATGTTTGATGGACAGGCTGTCATACACAAGTTCGACCTGAAGAATGGTCAGGTGACCTACTACAGGAA GTTCATCAGGTCAGATACGTACGTTCGTGCCATGACGGAGAACAGGGTGGTCATCACAGAGTTTGGAACTGCAGCCTATCCAGACCCCTGCAAAAACATCTTCTCCCG GTTTTTTACTTACTTCAGAGGCATCGAGGTGACTGATAACTGTTTGGTGAATATCTATCCAGTCGGTGAAGACTTCTACGCCGTCACTGAGACAAATTACATCACCAAGGTGGATCCTGATTCTTTGGAAACCTTAAAGAAG GTGGACCTGTGTAAGTACCTCTCAGTGAACGGGGTGACGGCCCACCCCCACATCGAACCAGATGGTACGGTCTATAACATCGGTAACTGCTTTGGCAAGAACATGAGTCTGGCCTATAACATCGTCAAAATCCCACCTGCTCAGAAAG ATAAGTCTGACCCCATAGAGAAATCTGAGGTTGTGGTCCAGCTGCCCAGCAGTGAGAGGTTAAAACCCTCATATGTACACAG TTTCGGTATGACGGACAactattttgtgtttgtggagCAGCCGGTAAAGATCAACCTGCTCAAGTTCCTGTCAGCTTGGAGCTTCAGAGGAGCCACATACATGGACTGCTTCGAATCCAACAGCAGCATGGGG acaTGGTTCCACCTGGCCACCCGGGACCCAGCAGATTACATGAGCAGCCACAAGTTCAGAACGTCAGCGTTCAACATCTTTCATTGCATCAATAGCTACGAGGACCAGGGATTCATCGTTGTCGACCTCTGTACCTGGAAGGG CCATGACTTTGTGTATAACTACCTGTACATGGCCAATGTAAAGGAGGAATGGGAGGAGGTAAAGAAATCAGCGACACGAGCTCCTCAGCCTGAGGTCAGACGATACGTTCTGCCGCTGGATATTCACAGA GAGGAGCAGGGCAAGAATCTGGTGTCTCTGTCCTACACTACAGCTACAGCTGTTCTGCACAGCGATGGCACCATCTGGCTTGAACCTGAAGTCCTGTTCTCTGGACCAAGACAGG CTTTCGAGTTCCCACAGATCAACTACTCTCGGTGTCGTGGGAAGAAGTACTCATTCGCCTACGGCCTTGGACTGAACCACTTCATCCCCGACAGG ATCGTGAAGCTGAACGTTCAAACCAAAGAGACCTGGGTGTGGCAGGAGGAAGACAGTTACCCATCGGAGCCACTGTTTGTTCCCACGCCTGGAGCTACCGAAGAGGATGACG GTGTGTTGCTGAGTATTGTCGTGAAGCCGGGTGCAGACAGACCAGGGTCACTGCTGGTGCTGGATGCCAAGAAGCTGACAGAGCTTGCACGGGCGGAGGTCAACACAATGATCCCCGTCACTCTGCACGGGATTTACAAACCATAA
- the LOC114434475 gene encoding methylcrotonoyl-CoA carboxylase beta chain, mitochondrial isoform X1 — MQRCMLSFVNRFAEQRWKCSVRWMSSAAGRRRALRSAFPVLDLPLQPIQRHVYEGNLRNSSACLKKYTECSEKVRKGGGENAIARHTKRNRKLLVRDRLRLLLDDEDFLELSPFAGLGLPYGDISSAGCLTGIGRINGLWCVFIANDATVKGGTAYPITVKKQLRAQEIAIQNRLPCVYLVDSGGAFLPLQSEIFPDKNQGGRTFYNEAIMSAMKIPQVSVVCGSCTAGGAYIPTMAEEAVMVHRIGTIFLGGPPLVKAATGEEVTPEDLGGARLHAEVSGCVDHFAWEEKEAFDYTRNIISTLNFQLPEEEGEETAKRKAEEEPLYSSEELLGLAPQSYNNSLDVKMVVSRLTDGSRFQEFKARYGTTLVTGFAKIHGHLVGIVANNGEMSYEAALKGSHFVQLCHQRDVPLIFLQNTAPTAALTQSIAKAEKNSNHLKAQGSMMSAVACAAVPKITVVIGGCHGADSYAMCGRAFDPNFLFLWPNARVSVTAPGHAGSLLPPDSEQEDEQKLNRKLQEESSAFYSSGRMWDDGVILPQDTRKVLRDCLDIIRQQQYQMSTEKLQSALLRM; from the exons ATGCAGCGTTGCATGTTGAG TTTTGTAAACAGGTTTGCTGAACAGCGCTGGAAATGTTCTGTCCGGTGGATGAGCTCAGCAgctgggaggaggagagctCTGCGTAGTGCTTTCCCAGTGCTGGACCTGCCTCTCCAACCCATCCAGAGACACGTGTATGAAGGAAACCTCCGAAACAGCAGCGCCTGCCTTAAGAA atACACAGAGTGCAGTGAGAAGGTGAGGAAAGGGGGAGGAGAGAACGCCATAGCCAGACACActaaaagaaacaggaagttgctGGTCAGGGACCGGCTTCGCCTCCTGTTGGATGATGAGGACTTCCTGGAGCTCTCACCTTTTGCTGGTTTAGGTCTTCCATATGGGGACATTTCTTCAGCCGGCTGCCTGACTG GTATTGGCAGAATTAATGGCCTGTGGTGTGTGTTCATTGCCAACGATGCCACAGTGAAAGGCGGCACAGCGTATCCGATCACAGTGAAGAAGCAGCTGCGAGCGCAGGAAATAGCCATCCAGAACCGCCTGCCTTGTGTCTACCTGGTCGACTCCGGAGGAGCTTTCTTACCGCTgcag TCAGAGATCTTTCCAGACAAGAACCAGGGAGGAAGAACGTTCTACAATGAGGCAATCATGTCTGCCATGAAGATCCCCCAG GTGTCGGTGGTGTGCGGTTCATGCACGGCGGGTGGAGCTTATATCCCGACTATGGCAGAGGAGGCAGTGATGGTGCACCGGATAGGAACTATATTCTTAGGAGGACCGCCACTTGTCAAAGCTGCTACAGGAGAGGAGGTGACACCAGAGGACCTCGGAGGAGCCAGGCTGCATGCGGA GGTGAGCGGCTGTGTGGACCATTTTGcctgggaggagaaggaggcgtTTGATTACACTAGAAACATCATATCCACCCTCAACTTCCAACTACccgaggaagagggggaggagacgGCAAAGaggaaagcagaggaggagccgcTGTACAGTTCAGAGGAGCTTCTGGGACTCGCTCCACAGAGTTACAACAACAGTCTGGATGTTAAAATG GTTGTGAGCCGGCTGACGGATGGGAGCCGCTTCCAGGAGTTTAAAGCTCGTTATGGAACTACACTCGTCACTGGCTTCGCTAAGATACATGG CCACCTGGTGGGAATCGTAGCCAATAACGGAGAAATGTCCTATGAGGCTGCGCTGAAAGGAAGCCATTTTGTCCAGTTGTGTCACCAGAGAGACGTCCCACTCATCTTCCTCCAGAACACAGCACCTACAGCAGCATTGACACAATCCATCGCAAAG GCTGAGAAGAACAGTAACCACCTGAAGGCTCAGGGCTCCATGATGTCAGCAGTGGCATGTGCCGCCGTCCCCAAAATCACTGTGGTGATTGGTGGTTGCCATGGAGCCGACAGCTATGCTATG TGTGGGCGGGCATTTGATCCTAATTTCCTGTTCCTGTGGCCCAACGCCAGAGTGTCAGTGACAGCTCCAGGTCACGCTGGCTCTCTGCTCCCCCCTGATAGTGAGCAGGAGGACGAGCAGAAGCTGAACAGGAAGTTACAGGAGGAGAGCTCGGCTTTCTACTCCTCGGGCAGGATGTGGGACGACGGGGTAATTCTGCCGCAAGACACCAGGAAG GTTCTCAGAGACTGCTTGGACATTATTAGACAGCAGCAGTATCAGATGTCTACAGAGAAACTGCAATCAGCACTCCTGCGCATGTAG
- the LOC114434631 gene encoding cornifelin-like: MAEKPTKDWDAGLFDCFEEIQTCCYGFWCCPCLACTVSNRFGEHYCLPLFDICGPATFVACGLPLFAPPATIGLRAAMRNRYNIKGSLCKDILASCFCMWCTWCQMHRELRHLKKEPTVVNVQTTVNMQPAPVMMMMQAPSAGFMSMQAPPTAFVTQHVIQN; this comes from the exons ATGGCAGAAAAACCAACAAAAGACTGGGACGCTGGTCTCTTTGACTGCTTTGAGGAAATACAAACTT GCTGCTATGGCTTCTGGTGCTGCCCCTGCCTTGCTTGCACTGTTTCAAACAGATTTGGAGAGCACTACTGTCTCCCCTTATTTGACATATGCGGCCCAGCTACATTTGTAGCCTGTGGACTTCCTCTGTTCGCTCCTCCTGCAACCATAGGTCTAAGGGCTGCCATGCGCAACAGATACAACATCAAG GGTTCGCTCTGCAAGGACATACTGGCTTCCTGTTTCTGCATGTGGTGCACCTGGTGTCAGATGCATCGTGAGTTAAGACATCTAAAGAAAGAACCCACTGTCGTCAACGTACAGACTACTGTCAACATGCAGCCTGCTccggtgatgatgatgatgcaagCACCttcagctggttttatgagcATGCAGGCACCTCCAACTGCTTTTGTGACCCAGCATGTCATCCAAAACTAA
- the LOC114434475 gene encoding methylcrotonoyl-CoA carboxylase beta chain, mitochondrial isoform X2 → MQRCMLRFAEQRWKCSVRWMSSAAGRRRALRSAFPVLDLPLQPIQRHVYEGNLRNSSACLKKYTECSEKVRKGGGENAIARHTKRNRKLLVRDRLRLLLDDEDFLELSPFAGLGLPYGDISSAGCLTGIGRINGLWCVFIANDATVKGGTAYPITVKKQLRAQEIAIQNRLPCVYLVDSGGAFLPLQSEIFPDKNQGGRTFYNEAIMSAMKIPQVSVVCGSCTAGGAYIPTMAEEAVMVHRIGTIFLGGPPLVKAATGEEVTPEDLGGARLHAEVSGCVDHFAWEEKEAFDYTRNIISTLNFQLPEEEGEETAKRKAEEEPLYSSEELLGLAPQSYNNSLDVKMVVSRLTDGSRFQEFKARYGTTLVTGFAKIHGHLVGIVANNGEMSYEAALKGSHFVQLCHQRDVPLIFLQNTAPTAALTQSIAKAEKNSNHLKAQGSMMSAVACAAVPKITVVIGGCHGADSYAMCGRAFDPNFLFLWPNARVSVTAPGHAGSLLPPDSEQEDEQKLNRKLQEESSAFYSSGRMWDDGVILPQDTRKVLRDCLDIIRQQQYQMSTEKLQSALLRM, encoded by the exons ATGCAGCGTTGCATGTTGAG GTTTGCTGAACAGCGCTGGAAATGTTCTGTCCGGTGGATGAGCTCAGCAgctgggaggaggagagctCTGCGTAGTGCTTTCCCAGTGCTGGACCTGCCTCTCCAACCCATCCAGAGACACGTGTATGAAGGAAACCTCCGAAACAGCAGCGCCTGCCTTAAGAA atACACAGAGTGCAGTGAGAAGGTGAGGAAAGGGGGAGGAGAGAACGCCATAGCCAGACACActaaaagaaacaggaagttgctGGTCAGGGACCGGCTTCGCCTCCTGTTGGATGATGAGGACTTCCTGGAGCTCTCACCTTTTGCTGGTTTAGGTCTTCCATATGGGGACATTTCTTCAGCCGGCTGCCTGACTG GTATTGGCAGAATTAATGGCCTGTGGTGTGTGTTCATTGCCAACGATGCCACAGTGAAAGGCGGCACAGCGTATCCGATCACAGTGAAGAAGCAGCTGCGAGCGCAGGAAATAGCCATCCAGAACCGCCTGCCTTGTGTCTACCTGGTCGACTCCGGAGGAGCTTTCTTACCGCTgcag TCAGAGATCTTTCCAGACAAGAACCAGGGAGGAAGAACGTTCTACAATGAGGCAATCATGTCTGCCATGAAGATCCCCCAG GTGTCGGTGGTGTGCGGTTCATGCACGGCGGGTGGAGCTTATATCCCGACTATGGCAGAGGAGGCAGTGATGGTGCACCGGATAGGAACTATATTCTTAGGAGGACCGCCACTTGTCAAAGCTGCTACAGGAGAGGAGGTGACACCAGAGGACCTCGGAGGAGCCAGGCTGCATGCGGA GGTGAGCGGCTGTGTGGACCATTTTGcctgggaggagaaggaggcgtTTGATTACACTAGAAACATCATATCCACCCTCAACTTCCAACTACccgaggaagagggggaggagacgGCAAAGaggaaagcagaggaggagccgcTGTACAGTTCAGAGGAGCTTCTGGGACTCGCTCCACAGAGTTACAACAACAGTCTGGATGTTAAAATG GTTGTGAGCCGGCTGACGGATGGGAGCCGCTTCCAGGAGTTTAAAGCTCGTTATGGAACTACACTCGTCACTGGCTTCGCTAAGATACATGG CCACCTGGTGGGAATCGTAGCCAATAACGGAGAAATGTCCTATGAGGCTGCGCTGAAAGGAAGCCATTTTGTCCAGTTGTGTCACCAGAGAGACGTCCCACTCATCTTCCTCCAGAACACAGCACCTACAGCAGCATTGACACAATCCATCGCAAAG GCTGAGAAGAACAGTAACCACCTGAAGGCTCAGGGCTCCATGATGTCAGCAGTGGCATGTGCCGCCGTCCCCAAAATCACTGTGGTGATTGGTGGTTGCCATGGAGCCGACAGCTATGCTATG TGTGGGCGGGCATTTGATCCTAATTTCCTGTTCCTGTGGCCCAACGCCAGAGTGTCAGTGACAGCTCCAGGTCACGCTGGCTCTCTGCTCCCCCCTGATAGTGAGCAGGAGGACGAGCAGAAGCTGAACAGGAAGTTACAGGAGGAGAGCTCGGCTTTCTACTCCTCGGGCAGGATGTGGGACGACGGGGTAATTCTGCCGCAAGACACCAGGAAG GTTCTCAGAGACTGCTTGGACATTATTAGACAGCAGCAGTATCAGATGTCTACAGAGAAACTGCAATCAGCACTCCTGCGCATGTAG
- the LOC114434939 gene encoding cornifelin-like has product MAAPAVTDWNTGLFDCCADASSCCYGFWCCPCLACTVAGSFGENRCLPLCDICSPAVLSSLGIPLFVPPAGLSLRTGMRHRYGIKGSHCKDIATSCVCVWCSWCQMHRELKYRKKAPGVVNVQPASVNHPKK; this is encoded by the exons ATGGCAGCACCAGCTGTGACAGACTGGAACACTGGCCTCTTTGACTGCTGTGCAGACGCAAGTTCTT GCTGCTATGGGTTCTGGTGCTGCCCATGCCTTGCCTGCACAGTTGCAGGAAGCTTTGGGGAGAACCGCTGTCTCCCATTGTGTGACATATGCAGCCCTGCTGTGCTGTCATCCCTGGGAATCCCTCTGTTCGTGCCTCCCGCTGGTTTGTCTTTGAGGACTGGCATGCGGCACAGATATGGAATCAAG GGTTCCCACTGTAAGGACATCGCCACTTCctgcgtctgtgtgtggtgCTCCTGGTGTCAGATGCATCGTGAGTTGAAATATCGCAAGAAAGCCCCCGGTGTTGTCAATGTGCAGCCTGCATCTGTAAACCACCCCAAAAAATAA
- the depdc1a gene encoding DEP domain-containing protein 1A isoform X2 produces MSSHLITPGPYRATKLWNEVTRLFRAGMPLRKHRQNFRHYASCFTASAAVDWLHQLLCSNSNFGPDVTRQQTVQLLKKFLKNHVIEDVKGRWGKEDLEDNNTLYRFPSTSPLKPIPCPAAPGSSSIKKRPSLKDKEGFFKFRSIKKHEKETQENVDPALHSQQEGANQLTEEQQMQRRELTAEDEQDIWRDITLTHLQRILGVASVDGVLDQRYINPQNIIHNMTKVNKHGVVTLDDKTNDLPHWVLSAMKSLANWPKYDSAQPSYPGFERDVFKTVSDYFYSLPQPLLTYELYELFINVLGVLQPQCERVAIEALQLCTLLLPPSSRRKLQLLMRMMSRISQNVDMPRLHPAIGTRTLMVHTFSGCVLGSAEECDLDELLATRLVSFLMDHQESILSVPQYLLSAITDHVQYLRTVQVPVDFPCNTDDADPVCAPVPIYAFCRQISGAEFEQQKLESSQKAMEELLEVLLTDQNISEKDRRKKLKQFQKQYPDIYRLRFPSSDRQNTAENKPKIKPPLLNIKKTKAFSIRN; encoded by the exons ATGAGTTCTCATCTTATCACTCCTGGACCGTACCGAGCCACGAAACTG TGGAATGAGGTGACCCGTTTGTTTCGGGCTGGCATGCCCCTAAGGAAGCACCGCCAGAACTTCAGACACTATGCTTCCTGCTtcactgcctctgctgctgtggattGGCTGCACCAGCTTCTCTGTAGCAACAGCAACTTTGGCCCAGATGTCACCAGGCAACAAACGGTTCAGCTTCTGAAGAAGTTCCTTAAGAACCATGTAATTGAGGATGTGAAGGGCCGCTGGGGAAAGGAGGATCTGGAGGACAATAACACACTATACAG ATTTCCTTCCACTTCTCCTCTGAAGCCCATTCCATGTCCAGCTGCTCCGGGTTCCAGTTCCATAAAGAAAAGACCTTCACTTAAGGACAAGGAAGGCTTCTTTAAGTTCAGGAGCATCAAGAAGCATGAGAAGGAGACCCAG GAAAATGTAGATCCTGCCCTTCATTCACAACAAGAGGGGGCAAATCAGCTAACAGAAGAGCAGCAGATGCAGAGACgagagctgacagcagaggatGAACAGGACATCTGGAGGGACATCACCCTGACCCA CCTTCAAAGGATTCTGGGAGTTGCATCTGTTGATGGAGTTTTAGACCAGCGCTACATAAACCCACAGAACATCATCCATAATATGACCAAAGTCAACAAACATGGGGTAGTCACTCTGGATGACAAAacaa ATGACCTTCCACACTGGGTTTTGTCTGCCATGAAGAGCCTGGCTAACT GGCCGAAGTATGACAGCGCTCAGCCATCGTATCCCGGCTTTGAAAGAGACGTCTTCAAAACAGTGTCTGATTACTTCTACAGTCTTCCTCAGCCTTTGCTCACATACGAACTATATGAACTTTTTATCAACGTTCTGG GTGTTCTTCAGCCGCAGTGTGAGCGTGTAGCCATCGAGGCCCTGCAGCTTTGCACCCTTCTCCTTCCACCGTCTTCTCGCAGGAAGTTGCAGCTCCTCAtgaggatgatgtcacgcaTCAGCCAGAATGTGGACATGCCTCGCCTGCACCCCGCCATTGGAACCCGAACACTG ATGGTTCACACGTTTTCAGGCTGCGTCCTGGGCAGCGCTGAGGAGTGTGATTTGGATGAGCTGTTAGCTACCAGACTGGTGTCATTTCTAATGGATCATCAAGAGAGCATCCTGTCAGTGCCGCAGTACCTGCTCAGCGCCATCACTGACCACGTACAGTACCTGCGCACAGTGCAG GTCCCGGTCGACTTCCCCTGCAACACTGACGATGCCGATCCAGTTTGCGCTCCGGTGCCGATCTATGCCTTCTGTCGTCAGATTAGTGGTGCTGAGTTTGAACAGCAGAAACTGGAATCCTCTCAGAAGGCcatggaggagctgctggaggtgctgctgACAGACCAGAACATAAGCGAAAAGGACAGACGCAAAAAACTGAAGCAG TTTCAGAAACAGTACCCAGACATCTACAGGCTCCGATTCCCCTCCTCGGACAGACAGaacacagctgaaaacaaaccaaagatCAAGCCTCCACTCCTTAACATCAAGAAGACCAAAGCTTTCAGCATCAGGAACTAA
- the depdc1a gene encoding DEP domain-containing protein 1A isoform X1: MSSHLITPGPYRATKLWNEVTRLFRAGMPLRKHRQNFRHYASCFTASAAVDWLHQLLCSNSNFGPDVTRQQTVQLLKKFLKNHVIEDVKGRWGKEDLEDNNTLYRFPSTSPLKPIPCPAAPGSSSIKKRPSLKDKEGFFKFRSIKKHEKETQENVDPALHSQQEGANQLTEEQQMQRRELTAEDEQDIWRDITLTHLQRILGVASVDGVLDQRYINPQNIIHNMTKVNKHGVVTLDDKTNDLPHWVLSAMKSLANWPKYDSAQPSYPGFERDVFKTVSDYFYSLPQPLLTYELYELFINVLVFCGYVAAPAKQQRGKRKKSDLPSVPPPAKSSFRSTECLLLSLLRQGTCDETESPMREVLGGKLAALRGVVDGTGAGQLGGSCMSLNTAGSLRPQTRSCSLETILDDSSPMTQQQLFLSNDSLASCAHSNGSQSDSSAITTPLTQSDFTTVSKRTPVTSESVPTRNRLSVVSMARLSAAKRSCSLRPRSVGSCLDIVIETKEEDIKELKWQGRASSCLNVSTPASQQHSSSASRPPSLSSCHPSSSFCHPSSYTFTSAATKVQGSSGATGHSGPRPASSTSNLWTLPAPVVVRRCLSSLDVSKPPPRPVSLFKPPVCVPTSSSQLPQPKPEHSVLQPQCERVAIEALQLCTLLLPPSSRRKLQLLMRMMSRISQNVDMPRLHPAIGTRTLMVHTFSGCVLGSAEECDLDELLATRLVSFLMDHQESILSVPQYLLSAITDHVQYLRTVQVPVDFPCNTDDADPVCAPVPIYAFCRQISGAEFEQQKLESSQKAMEELLEVLLTDQNISEKDRRKKLKQFQKQYPDIYRLRFPSSDRQNTAENKPKIKPPLLNIKKTKAFSIRN; this comes from the exons ATGAGTTCTCATCTTATCACTCCTGGACCGTACCGAGCCACGAAACTG TGGAATGAGGTGACCCGTTTGTTTCGGGCTGGCATGCCCCTAAGGAAGCACCGCCAGAACTTCAGACACTATGCTTCCTGCTtcactgcctctgctgctgtggattGGCTGCACCAGCTTCTCTGTAGCAACAGCAACTTTGGCCCAGATGTCACCAGGCAACAAACGGTTCAGCTTCTGAAGAAGTTCCTTAAGAACCATGTAATTGAGGATGTGAAGGGCCGCTGGGGAAAGGAGGATCTGGAGGACAATAACACACTATACAG ATTTCCTTCCACTTCTCCTCTGAAGCCCATTCCATGTCCAGCTGCTCCGGGTTCCAGTTCCATAAAGAAAAGACCTTCACTTAAGGACAAGGAAGGCTTCTTTAAGTTCAGGAGCATCAAGAAGCATGAGAAGGAGACCCAG GAAAATGTAGATCCTGCCCTTCATTCACAACAAGAGGGGGCAAATCAGCTAACAGAAGAGCAGCAGATGCAGAGACgagagctgacagcagaggatGAACAGGACATCTGGAGGGACATCACCCTGACCCA CCTTCAAAGGATTCTGGGAGTTGCATCTGTTGATGGAGTTTTAGACCAGCGCTACATAAACCCACAGAACATCATCCATAATATGACCAAAGTCAACAAACATGGGGTAGTCACTCTGGATGACAAAacaa ATGACCTTCCACACTGGGTTTTGTCTGCCATGAAGAGCCTGGCTAACT GGCCGAAGTATGACAGCGCTCAGCCATCGTATCCCGGCTTTGAAAGAGACGTCTTCAAAACAGTGTCTGATTACTTCTACAGTCTTCCTCAGCCTTTGCTCACATACGAACTATATGAACTTTTTATCAACGTTCTGG tgttttgTGGGTACGTGGCTGCGCCCGCTAAGCAGCAACGTGGGAAACGCAAGAAGTCCGATCTTCCCTCAGTTCCCCCTCCAGCTAAGTCATCGTTTCGCTCCACAGAGTGTTTGCTCCTGTCACTGCTGAGACAGGGTACATGTGATGAGACAGAATCACCCATGAGAGAAGTGCTCGGTGGGAAACTGGCTGCCCTTAGGGGAGTTGTGGATGGCACAGGTGCCGGTCAGTTAGGAGGCAGCTGCATGAGCTTGAACACAGCTGGTTCCTTAAGACCTCAAACCAGGAGCTGCTCACTGGAAACCATTCTTGATGATTCTTCCCCTATGACCCAACAACAGCTGTTTCTGTCCAATGACAGTCTAGCATCCTGTGCCCATAGCAACGGGAGCCAGAGTGATAGCTCTGCCATCACAACACCACTGACTCAGTCAGACTTTACAACTGTGTCTAAAAGGACCCCTGTTACTAGTGAAAGTGTTCCAACCAGAAATAGACTGTCTGTAGTGTCCATGGCTAGACTTTCAGCTGCAAAGAGGTCATGTTCCTTGCGACCCCGCAGTGTAGGCAGCTGTCTGGACATTGTCATCGAAACCAAGGAGGAAGATATAAAAGAGCTCAAGTGGCAGGGTCGAGCGTCCAGCTGCCTCAATGTGAGCACCCCTGCAAGCCAGCAACACTCCTCCTCAGCTTCGCGCCCCCCCTCACTGTCCTCCTgtcatccctcctcctctttttgtcATCCTTCCTCCTACACTTTTACATCTGCTGCAACCAAAGTACAAGGGTCCAGTGGTGCCACTGGACATAGTGGGCCCAGACCCGCCTCCAGTACCTCAAATCTTTGGACGCTTCCTGCACCTGTTGTTGTCCGACGCTGCCTCAGCTCTCTGGATGTGTCCAAGCCACCGCCTCGACCTGTTTCACTGTTCAAACCACCTGTCTGTGTGCCCACCAGCAGCTCCCAGCTCCCCCAACCCAAACCTGAGCACA GTGTTCTTCAGCCGCAGTGTGAGCGTGTAGCCATCGAGGCCCTGCAGCTTTGCACCCTTCTCCTTCCACCGTCTTCTCGCAGGAAGTTGCAGCTCCTCAtgaggatgatgtcacgcaTCAGCCAGAATGTGGACATGCCTCGCCTGCACCCCGCCATTGGAACCCGAACACTG ATGGTTCACACGTTTTCAGGCTGCGTCCTGGGCAGCGCTGAGGAGTGTGATTTGGATGAGCTGTTAGCTACCAGACTGGTGTCATTTCTAATGGATCATCAAGAGAGCATCCTGTCAGTGCCGCAGTACCTGCTCAGCGCCATCACTGACCACGTACAGTACCTGCGCACAGTGCAG GTCCCGGTCGACTTCCCCTGCAACACTGACGATGCCGATCCAGTTTGCGCTCCGGTGCCGATCTATGCCTTCTGTCGTCAGATTAGTGGTGCTGAGTTTGAACAGCAGAAACTGGAATCCTCTCAGAAGGCcatggaggagctgctggaggtgctgctgACAGACCAGAACATAAGCGAAAAGGACAGACGCAAAAAACTGAAGCAG TTTCAGAAACAGTACCCAGACATCTACAGGCTCCGATTCCCCTCCTCGGACAGACAGaacacagctgaaaacaaaccaaagatCAAGCCTCCACTCCTTAACATCAAGAAGACCAAAGCTTTCAGCATCAGGAACTAA